In the genome of Hyphomicrobium sp. ghe19, the window CATGTTTGAGCGCGGAGACCAGAACTGGTCGATCAACTGCTGATGGGCGGCTGAGATCTCGATGCCGTCGAAACCCGATGCTTGCACGCGCTTCGCGGCGGCCGCGAAATCGCCGATGATGCGACGGATGTCTTCGATCTCGATGGCCTTCGAATTGCCACGGTGGACGAACTCGCGGATGCCTGACGGCGAAGAGAGATGCGGCCACGGATCGCCGGCATAGACCGAACGGCGACCCATATGCGTCGCCTGGATCATGATCTTCATACCGTGGCGATGGACCGTTTCCGCCAGCCGCGCCATCGGTTCGATCACGCGATCGGTCGTCAGGTTGACAGGCCGCCAAGAGCCTTGCGGAACGTCAATCGACACAGGGCTCGACCCGCCGCAGATCGCCATGCCGAGGCCGCCCTTGGCCTTCTCTTCATAATAGCGAATGTAGCGATCGCCCGGCATGCCACCGGCTTCCGCGTAAACCTCGGCGTGCGCCGTCGAGTAGATGCGGTTCGGCAGCGTCAGTTGGTTGAGTTTGATGGGCGTAAAAATCGAAGGGTAACGCATTATGCTGGCGCTCCCTCTTCAGTGAGGCGGCTGCCGGCGATGTCGGCGATGCCCAATCCGTAGGGCGTGGCAGCGCGCACGAGGTAGCGCCAAATGTAGTCGGCGAAGCTGCGCCGGATCACCAAGCGGTAGCCGTTACCCTGGCGAAATGCGTAGACCGACGACTTCCCGAATGTCGTGCCGACGACGCGGCCCGGTTCCATACTTGCAAAATCATAGACGCTGACATGCTGCAGAACGTCGATGGCATTGCGACCTTCGAGCACGACTTGTGTGTAGCCACCGGAGTTATCGACGACCTGGCTTCGCACATCCGTCAGAGCTTGACGCAGACTTCCCAGCAGTGCGGACAATTGAGCTCGCGGACAGACGATCATCCATTCGTCCGGCGAGAGCCACAAAATCGTTAGGCCGTTCGATGATGCGAACGTGCAGGGCTGGAGCGGAAGCGAAACGCCGAGCGATGTTGATGTAGCGGTGACAAAGGCCGGATCGGCACCGTTGCCGCGAAGGCTGATGTATCCGAGGTGCGGAATTTCGTTAGCCCAGACGCCGCGATTGCCATCGATGGGCTTTGCCTGTTCGCCCAGACCGAACGAATGGAGCGGCGAACGCATCATTGGCTCAGACATTCTGCCGATCTCCTTTCGGGTCGACGAAAACAGGCGAGACGACTGTCACCTTGTGCGCTTTGCCGCCAGCGTAGGCGTAGAGAATGTCTCGTCCGGATTTGCGCCCGTCTTCACTCCTCCGGGCGATGCCGTCGCGGACAACCGCCATGGCAATCGAGCGGCCGAGTTCGGCACTGTAGTAGCTCGACGTGACGTGGCCGAGCATCGCGGCAGGTGGCGTCACATCGGCGCGCTCGATGATCTGAGCGCCTTCGGCGAGCACGATTTGCGGATCATCCGTCAGGAGACCGACGAGCCGCTTG includes:
- a CDS encoding sarcosine oxidase subunit gamma, with amino-acid sequence MSEPMMRSPLHSFGLGEQAKPIDGNRGVWANEIPHLGYISLRGNGADPAFVTATSTSLGVSLPLQPCTFASSNGLTILWLSPDEWMIVCPRAQLSALLGSLRQALTDVRSQVVDNSGGYTQVVLEGRNAIDVLQHVSVYDFASMEPGRVVGTTFGKSSVYAFRQGNGYRLVIRRSFADYIWRYLVRAATPYGLGIADIAGSRLTEEGAPA